The following coding sequences lie in one Haematobia irritans isolate KBUSLIRL chromosome 3, ASM5000362v1, whole genome shotgun sequence genomic window:
- the LOC142230605 gene encoding uncharacterized protein LOC142230605, producing MEKTKKLQTQQRQFQTLVDFMVQHSDLAKGQLQSANAKQRAKILWTKLADDLNANGPPVRDVAGWKKVWSDLKNHTKVKMRKNKMSISSTGGGVSQYCPLSSMEEQIINLLHMEEAVNGLPSSTCFGTSANTSQVVSDISDVIEEVLLSPQNEDEPAPAAKRNCLNESLQSAKRSRLSLQNERDSLLRTQVETQGIFHQESTKILGDIKCSLRELVRYNRKIFELKEKELALCKEKFEYEKKYKLQKQKNVIEKLELKKKILELELSKTL from the exons AT ggaaaaaacaaaaaagttgcaGACACAGCAACGTCAGTTTCAAACGTTGGTAGACTTTATGGTCCAACACAGCGATTTGGCCAAGGGACAGTTGCAGAGTGCAAATGCGAAACAACGCGCTAAGATTTTGTGGACAAAACTGGCTGATGACCTCAATGCAAATGGACCTCCTGTAAGAGATGTCGCTGGTTGGAAAAAA GTTTGGTCTGACCTAAAAAATCATACTAAGGTTAAGATGCGCAAAAACAAAATGAGTATTTCCAGCACGGGCGGTGGTGTCTCGCAGTATTGCCCGCTTTCCTCTATGGAGGAACAAATTATAAATCTTCTTCATATGGAAGAAGCAGTTAACGGACTGCCATCATCAACGTGCTTCGGAACAAGTGCAAATACTAGCCAAGTTGTCTCAGATATCAGTGATGttatagaagaggttttgttatcgcCCCAAAACGAAGATGAACCAGCGCCCGCGGCCAAACGTAACTGCTTGAATGAAAGCTTACAGTCTGCCAAACGTTCACGGCTCTCACTCCAAAACGAACGTGATAGCCTTTTAAGGACACAAGTGGAAACCCAAGGGATATTTCACCaagaatccaccaaaattttggGCGATATTAAGTGTTCCTTGAGGGAACTAGTACgatataatagaaaaatttttgaattaaaagaaaaagaacTTGCTCTTTGCAAGgaaaaatttgaatatgaaaagaaatacaaactgcaaaaacaaaaaaatgtaatagaaaaattagaattaaaaaagaaaattttagaattagAATTAAGTAAAACTTTGTGA